Proteins co-encoded in one Longimicrobiales bacterium genomic window:
- a CDS encoding phosphate ABC transporter ATP-binding protein, producing the protein MAETSPLFSLEGVNQARGDVVILRDVAVEIPRTEITALIGPSGSGKTSFLRLLNRLDDPASGMIRFHGEPITAYPIAALRRRVGFVFQQPAMFSGTVADNLRIAVELGGREAQADPLPMDRVLAAVELSSAYADRDAARLSGGERQRVSIARALMTRPEVLLLDEPTSALDVEIADRLLSTIARLPREYGVSVVMVTHRLYEARDMSTWTVMLEAGSVVEAGPTSRLFTAAVNERTRAFLALAE; encoded by the coding sequence GTGGCGGAGACCTCCCCGCTCTTCTCCCTGGAGGGCGTCAACCAGGCGCGCGGCGACGTTGTCATCCTGCGCGACGTCGCGGTCGAGATTCCGCGCACGGAGATCACGGCGCTGATCGGCCCGTCGGGCTCCGGCAAGACCTCGTTCCTCCGGCTGCTCAACCGGCTGGATGATCCGGCTTCCGGAATGATCCGCTTTCACGGTGAGCCGATCACCGCGTATCCGATTGCGGCCTTGAGGCGGCGCGTGGGATTCGTCTTCCAGCAGCCGGCCATGTTCAGCGGTACCGTCGCCGACAACCTGCGTATCGCCGTGGAGCTGGGCGGTCGCGAAGCGCAGGCCGACCCGCTGCCGATGGATCGCGTGCTGGCGGCGGTCGAGCTGTCGTCAGCCTATGCCGATCGCGACGCCGCGCGACTTTCCGGGGGCGAACGTCAGCGCGTGTCGATCGCGCGCGCGCTCATGACGCGGCCCGAGGTGCTGCTCCTGGATGAGCCGACGTCCGCACTCGACGTCGAGATCGCAGACCGCCTGCTCTCGACGATCGCGCGCCTTCCGCGCGAGTACGGCGTCTCCGTCGTGATGGTGACGCACCGGCTGTACGAAGCACGCGACATGAGCACCTGGACCGTCATGCTCGAGGCGGGAAGCGTCGTCGAGGCCGGCCCGACATCGCGACTTTTCACAGCCGCCGTGAACGAGCGCACCCGTGCGTTCCTCGCACTCGCGGAGTGA
- a CDS encoding cupin domain-containing protein — translation MNGYVTDIERDTLENEDYRRVLYTGTYTQLVLMTLRPGEDIGLETHDGHDQFIRIEAGTGYVQLDGERRELKDGSVVVIPSGAKHNVVNTSESEPLRLYTLYSPPEHRDGTVQRTKADASE, via the coding sequence GTGAACGGCTACGTGACGGACATCGAGCGGGATACGCTCGAGAACGAGGATTACCGGCGAGTGCTCTATACGGGCACGTACACCCAGCTCGTGCTGATGACGCTGCGACCCGGCGAAGACATCGGGTTGGAAACACACGACGGACACGACCAGTTCATCCGCATCGAGGCGGGAACAGGGTACGTCCAGCTGGACGGCGAGCGTCGCGAGTTGAAGGACGGCAGCGTCGTCGTGATTCCGTCCGGCGCGAAGCACAACGTGGTCAACACGTCCGAATCGGAGCCGCTCCGGTTGTACACGCTGTACAGCCCGCCGGAGCATCGGGACGGGACGGTGCAACGCACCAAAGCAGACGCGTCCGAGTAG